The Vicia villosa cultivar HV-30 ecotype Madison, WI linkage group LG1, Vvil1.0, whole genome shotgun sequence genome includes a region encoding these proteins:
- the LOC131660590 gene encoding uncharacterized protein LOC131660590 gives MVEMRAQLTEQMNAQMVQFMEALTNVTKGQDDLRVLVENSRRNENGGHPGLFDDVSGRIDDHHDPNEFDHVSRHSAEGAHDEVERYRLIEERLRAVEGKGVLGMDINDLGLVPGVRIPPKFKDSLAGASLEWYVQLERTHIHSWRDLVEAFIKHYQYNVDMAPNRTQLQSLVQGSKESFKEYAQKWRELAARVQPPMTEREMIDMFTSTLSGHYYLACSASANFSEMVNAVMIPVPQQQQQQGQRSSNDRYPPRTRPHRKIDPIPMTYAQVLQHLLKIEKITLRDAPNAPDTQSPNYNANARCAFHSGAAGHDTERCIALKNKVQDLLDQKIIQFTPTPNIVNNPMPAHGGSGVNAIESEEIKVVSEVSCLTFPLVSVKQHLVNSGIFPGCEVDCENCKSQPEGCDDLKSMVQKLIDEGPLQFYRRLRGAKSKDGEVSVISIPYDSVVPICIQVPIQIPVSIPYEEQPAALMITVPGPIPYESEKAIPWYYGSDVYYYGTKEEGEPSKEKLVEASVANTDNFAGTGRITRSGRVFSPQLVQNNADALAKAKGKQVVTDVQNSPIQSGAPDSAVSSKDGKTLSRVLVDTGSSLNVLPKSALMRIDYAGVELRPSELVVRAFDGSRRSVFGEVDLPIQIEGEIHETPFQAFEAVNAVRTPPYEIMKPETIMSSLKDAQIVVETGRVEGWGQVIATRSVAAELRLNRSKPIGEEEQCRRAFWIQVILVFNIYLVLAAYEQQVKMAHVPSR, from the exons ATGGTAGAGATGAGAGCTCAACTGACAGAGCAGATGAATGCGCAGATGGTgcagtttatggaagcattgactaatgtgaccaaggggcAGGATGACTTGCGAGTTCTTGTCGAGAACTCCAGAAGGAATGAGAATGGAGGGCATCCAGGGCTGTTTGACGATGTGTCTGGTAGAATTGACGATCATCATGATCCGAATGAGTTTGATCAC GTATCAAGGCATAGTGCTGAGGGTGCACATGATGAAGTTGAGAGGTATCGTCTGATTGAAGAACGTCTCAGAGCtgttgaaggcaaaggggtgttaggcatggatatcaatgacttggggttGGTTCCCGGTGTGAGGATCccaccaaaattcaaa gatagcttGGCTGGGGCTTCCTTGGAGTGGTATGTTCAACTCGAACGCACTCATATtcattcttggagagatcttgtggaggctttCATTAAGCACTATCAGTACAATGTTGACATGGCGCCCAATAGAACTCAGTTGCAGAGTTTGGTTCAAGGAtctaaagaatctttcaaggagtacgctcagaaatggcgtgAGTTAGCTGCAAGAGTTCAGCCACCGATGACTGAACGTGAGATGATTGACATGTTCACCAGTACCTTGTCTGGACACTATTATTTGGCTTGCAGTGCTTCAGCTAACTTTtctgaaatg GTTAATGCTGTCATGATCccagtaccacaacaacaacaacagcagggACAACGTTCCAGTAATGATCGCTATCCTCCCAGGACTAGGCCTCACAGAAAGATTGatccgattcctatgacctatgctCAAGTGCTACAACATTTGCTCAAAATTGAAaagattactttgagagatgctccgaATGCTCCAGACACACAATCTCCGAATTACAATGCAAACGCACGATGTGCTTTCCACTCAGGTGCCGCTGGCCATGATACAGAGAGGTGCATTGCATTGAAGAACAAAGTCCAGGACTTGTTGGATCAAAAGATAATCCAATTCactcctacacccaatattgtcaataatcCGATGCCTGCTCACGGAGGTTCGGGTGTGAATGCCATTGAGAGTGAAGAGATAAAAGTTGTATCTGAAGTGAGCTGTTTGACCTTCCCTCTTGTGTCTGTAAAGCAACATCTGGTCAATAGTGGCATCTTCCCAGGCTGTGAAGTTGATTGTGAGAATTGCAAAAGTCAACCCGAAGGTTGTGATGATTTGAAAAGTATGGTACAAAAGCTGATTGATGAGGGTCCTCTTCAGTTCTATCGAAGGTTGAGAGGTGCGAAGAGTAAGGATGGTGAAGTGTCTGTGATCTCAATTCCTTATGATTCAGTTGTTCCAATATGTATCCAAGTGCCTATTCAGATACCTGTCAGTATTCCATATGAGGAACAACCAGCAGCGTTGATGATTACTGTGCCGGGGCCTATTCCATATGAGAGTGAGAAGGCCATCCCTTGGTATTATGGTTCAGACGTATATTACTATGGCACGAAGGAGGAAGGCGAGCCATCTAAAGAGAAGCTTGTTGAGGCCTCAGTTGCAAACACTGATAATTTCGCCGGTACTGGTAGGATCACTCGCAGTGGTAGGGTGTTCTCCCCTCAGCTTGTTCAAAAcaatgcagatgctttggctaaggcCAAAGGAAAACAAGTAGTGACCGATGTCCAGAATTCTCCGATTCAGAGCGGGGCACCTGATAGTGCTgtgtcttccaaggat GGGAAGACTCTGTCCCGTGTTCTGGTCGATACTGGGTCTTCTCTAAACGTGCTTCCCAAATCAGCCCTAATGAGAATTGACTATGCTGGTGTGGAGTTAAGGCCTAGTGAGTTGGTGGTGCGCGCCTTtgacggttcaaggaggtctgtgttcggagaggtagatctaccaatTCAG atcgaaggtgaaatacatgagacTCCGTTTCAAGCGTTTGAAGCTGTGaatgctgtgagaactcctccttaTGAGATAATGAAGCCAGAAACGATTATGTCCTCTTTGAAAGATGCTCAGATTGTTGTTGAGACTGGAAGAGtggaaggctgggggcaa gTTATAGCTACAAGAAGTGTCGCAGCCGAATTGCGTCTGAACCGTAGCAAGCCAATCGGAGAAGAAGAACAGTGCAGGCGCGCATTTTGGATTCAAGTTATTTTGGTTTTTAATATATATCTTGTGTTGGCAGCCTATGAACAACAAGTGAAGATGGCGCACGTGCCATCTAGGTAA